From a single Arachis hypogaea cultivar Tifrunner chromosome 3, arahy.Tifrunner.gnm2.J5K5, whole genome shotgun sequence genomic region:
- the LOC112791756 gene encoding tryptophan aminotransferase-related protein 1-like: MVTLQGEASDPANQNWLPCANVTIPNPLITGSSNLILRLEMGDPKLFVPYWKMMSDKCSVVIEGWKFMSHESDASNVCQYMLPELGDAIKRIHSLVHNAAIQDKHIIVGTGSTQLFHAAWFALSSSDSVRPINIVSAAPFYSLYLDGVKALRSGLYQWAGDAATYDKDEPYIEMVTSQNNPVVRSASQGKLIHDVAYYWPQYTPIIHHADHDLMLFTFSKCTGHAGSRIGWAIVKDIEVAKKMVHFIQVSTIGVSKESQIRAAKILGVVCDSYQSLGPKGSEHFFDYGKRLLRERWDRMRQVIGQCEVFTVAKPSSAYCNFTKESFETNSAFAWVKCEGGIEDCGTYLKNLGILARPGRLFGVGPEFARISMLSTNDEFDELLTRLLNARREYN, encoded by the exons ATGGTTACTCTACAAGGCGAGGCTTCTGATCCTGCCAACCAAAATTGGTTGCCTTGTGCCAATGTTACAATCCCAAACCCTCTCATCACAGGCTCATCCAACCTTATTCTTCGCCTTGAAAT GGGTGACCCAAAATTGTTTGTACCGTATTGGAAGATGATGAGTGACAAGTGCAGCGTGGTGATTGAAGGGTGGAAGTTCATGAGCCATGAGAGTGACGCCAGCAATGTGTGCCAATACATGTTACCGGAACTGGGAGACGCCATTAAAAGGATACACAGTTTGGTTCATAACGCTGCCATTCAAGATAAGCACATCATCGTGGGAACCGGTTCCACCCAGCTTTTCCATGCTGCATGGTTTGCCCTCTCCTCTTCGGATTCCGTTCGCCCCATTAACATCGTTAGCGCTGCTCCCTTCTATTCG CTTTACCTTGATGGGGTTAAAGCGTTGCGTTCAGGGCTGTACCAATGGGCAGGTGATGCTGCCACGTACGATAAAGATGAACCATATATTGAGATGGTGACCTCACAGAACAACCCTGTTGTGAGGTCTGCGTCTCAAGGGAAGCTGATTCACGATGTGGCATATTATTGGCCCCAATACACTCCCATTATTCACCATGCTGATCATGATCTTATGCTCTTCACATTCTCCAAATGCACTGGCCATGCTGGTTCACGTATTGG GTGGGCTATTGTGAAGGACATTGAAGTGGCCAAGAAGATGGTACACTTCATTCAAGTAAGCACCATTGGTGTGTCAAAAGAATCTCAAATTCGAGCAGCTAAGATACTAGGAGTGGTATGTGATAGTTACCAAAGTTTGGGACCCAAAGGATCTGAACACTTCTTTGATTATGGTAAACGCCTCCTGAGGGAAAGGTGGGATAGAATGAGGCAAGTAATTGGGCAATGTGAAGTGTTCACTGTGGCCAAACCCTCTAGTGCCTACTGTAACTTCACTAAGGAATCATTTGAAACAAACTCTG CCTTTGCGTGGGTGAAATGCGAGGGAGGCATAGAAGATTGTGGAACATATCTGAAGAACTTGGGAATACTTGCGAGACCAGGGAGGCTATTCGGTGTCGGTCCGGAGTTTGCTAGGATTAGCATGTTGAGTACGAACGATGAGTTCGATGAGCTGTTGACTAGGTTGTTAAATGCTAGAAGGGAATATAATTAG
- the LOC112791757 gene encoding large ribosomal subunit protein mL101 (rPPR4) has product MSVMQRYGRTKSVLKRSKKYLDEALYLKLFREGSSELNVRQQLNQFFKSGKRVYKWEVGDTLKKLRQRHLYSPALKLSQTMAKRNMNKTVSDHAIHLDLLAKAQGIAAAENYFVNLPETAKNHLCYGALLNCYCKELMTEKAEGLMEKMKILKLPLSSMSYNSLMTLYTKVERSEKIPSIIEEMKASSIMLDTYSYNVWMRALAAVNDISGVERVMDEMKRDDQVTGDWTTYSNLASIYVDASLFEKAEVALKELEKRNARKDLSAYQFLITLYGRTGNLLEVYRVWRSLRLAFPKTANISYLNMIQMLVNLKDLPGAEKCFREWESGCPKFDIRIANALIGAYTKLDMLEKAKEIKERARRRGAKPNAKTWEIFLDYHLRKGEFKLAVDCLDNAVSIGRGNGEKWVPSSETISVMMKHFEQEKNVDGAEEFVEILKKSVESPGAEVFESLIRTYAAAGRTSAAMRRRLKMEKVDVSEETKKLLEAISVE; this is encoded by the exons ATGTCGGTGATGCAGCGTTACGGGCGCACCAAGAGCGTTCTGAAGCGTTCGAAGAAGTACTTGGACGAAGCGCTTTACTTGAAGCTCTTCAGGGAAGGTTCCTCTGAACTCAACGTGCGGCAGCAGCTGAACCAATTCTTCAAGAGCGGAAAGCGTGTTTACAAATGGGAGGTCGGCGACACACTCAAGAAGCTTCGCCAACGCCATCTCTATTCCCCTGCTCTCAAG CTCTCACAAACCATGGCTAAGAGGAATATGAACAAGACAGTCAGCGACCATGCTATACATCTTGATTTGCTTGCTAAAGCTCAAGGCATTGCTGCTGCTGAGAATTATTTTGTTAATCTCCCTGAAACAGCAAAAAATCATCTATGTTATGGAGCCCTTCTCAACTGTTACTGTAAGGAATTGATGACTGAAAAAGCAGAAGGTCTGATGGAAAAGATGAAGATTCTCAAGCTTCCTTTAAGTTCCATGTCTTACAATAGCCTTATGACTCTGTATACTAAAGTAGAGCGGTCAGAGAAGATTCCCTCCATCATAGAAGAAATGAAAGCTAGCAGTATAATGCTGGACACATACTCGTATAATGTCTGGATGAGAGCTCTTGCTGCTGTTAATGATATTTCTGGTGTTGAAAGGGTTATGGATGAGATGAAGAGGGATGATCAAGTCACTGGAGATTGGACGACATATAGCAACTTAGCATCAATCTATGTCGATGCTAGCTTGTTTGAGAAGGCAGAAGTAGCACTCAAAGAATTAGAAAAGAGAAATGCTCGCAAAGATCTCTCTGCATACCAGTTTCTAATCACATTGTACGGGAGAACAGGTAACTTATTAGAGGTTTACAGGGTTTGGCGTTCTCTTAGACTGGCATTTCCTAAAACCGCAAACATAAGTTATCTGAACATGATTCAAATGCTGGTTAATTTGAAAGATCTTCCCGGAGCAGAAAAATGTTTCCGGGAGTGGGAATCTGGATGTCCTAAGTTTGATATCCGAATTGCAAATGCTCTGATTGGAGCATACACAAAACTAGATATGCTGGAGAAGGCCAAAGAGATCAAGGAACGTGCTCGGAGGAGGGGTGCCAAGCCTAATGCTAAGACCTGGGAGATCTTTCTTGATTACCATCTTCGAAAAGGAGAATTTAAGTTGGCTGTGGATTGTCTAGACAATGCAGTATCAATTGGTAGAGGAAATGGCGAGAAGTGGGTTCCATCATCAGAGACCATTAGTGTTATGATGAAGCATTTTGAGCAAGAGAAAAATGTTGATGGTGCAGAAGAATTTGTAGAGATCTTGAAGAAATCTGTGGAATCTCCCGGTGCAGAGGtgtttgaatccttaattagaacTTATGCGGCTGCTGGTAGGACCAGTGCTGCTATGCGACGACGATTGAAGATGGAGAAAGTGGATGTGAGTGAAGAAACCAAGAAGTTGCTTGAGGCTATCTCAGTGGAGTGA
- the LOC112791758 gene encoding protein neprosin yields MSTTILVPFLLLLLMVCHVACSFENQTFRPLEELRKLRTIRNHLQQINKPSVKTIQSPDGDIIDCVVSHRQPAFDHPLLRGQKPLDPPERPKGHKSKSEKMSENFQVWSFSGESCPEGTIPIRRTTENDLLRASSVTTFGRKLITSFRRDTTGDGHEHAVGYVSGDEYYGAKASINVWAPLVENQYEFSLSQIWVISGSFGDDLNTIEAGWQVSPELYGDSFPRFFTYWTTDAYQATGCYNLLCSGFVQVNNKIAIGAAISPTSSYSGGQFDISLLIWKDPKHGNWWLEFGSGVLVGYWPSFLFSHLGDHASMVQFGGEVVNSRSSGSHTSTQMGSGHFAEEGFAKASYFRNLQVVDWDNNLIPLNNLKVLADHPNCYDIQGGINNVWGNYFYYGGPGRNIKCP; encoded by the exons ATGTCAACAACAATCCTAgtaccttttcttcttcttcttcttatggtTTGTCATGTGGCATGTTCTTTTGAAAATCAAACCTTTAGGCCATTGGAGGAGCTAcgcaagttgagaaccataagaAACCATCTTCAGCAAATCAACAAACCAAGTGTTAAAACAATTCAG AGTCCTGATGGTGATATCATAGATTGTGTTGTGTCTCATAGGCAACCAGCTTTTGATCATCCTCTATTGAGAGGCCAGAAACCAttg GATCCACCAGAAAGGCCAAAGGGACATAAGAGTAAGAGTGAAAAAATGAGTGAGAATTTTCAAGTGTGGAGCTTCTCTGGGGAATCATGTCCAGAAGGAACAATTCCAATCAGAAGAACAACAGAAAATGACTTATTAAGAGCTTCCTCTGTTACCACCTTTGGAAGAAAATTAATCACTTCCTTTAGAAGGGATACAACTGGTGATGGACATGAG CATGCAGTAGGGTATGTTAGTGGAGATGAATACTATGGAGCAAAAGCAAGCATAAATGTGTGGGCACCTCTTGTAGAAAACCAATATGAATTCAGCTTATCTCAAATTTGGGTCATTTCTGGTTCTTTTGGGGATGATCTTAACACCATTGAAGCTGGTTGGCAG GTCAGCCCTGAGCTCTATGGGGACAGCTTTCCAAGATTCTTTACTTATTGGACG ACTGATGCATACCAAGCAACCGGCTGTTACAATTTGCTTTGCTCTGGCTTTGTTCAAGTTAACAATAAAATTGCAATTGGGGCCGCAATCTCTCCAACTTCTTCATATAGCGGTGGACAATTTGATATTAGTTTACTCATTTGGAAG GATCCAAAGCATGGGAATTGGTGGCTTGAATTTGGGTCAGGGGTGTTAGTAGGGTACTGGCCATCATTCTTGTTCTCACACTTAGGGGACCATGCAAGCATGGTTCAATTTGGGGGTGAAGTTGTAAATTCAAGGTCTTCAGGGTCTCACACAAGCACCCAAATGGGAAGTGGACATTTTGCTGAGGAGGGGTTTGCAAAAGCTTCATACTTTAGGAATTTGCAAGTTGTGGATTGGGATAACAATTTGATTCCATTGAACAATCTCAAGGTTTTAGCAGATCACCCAAATTGCTATGATATACAAGGAGGCATTAATAATGTTTGGGGGAATTACTTTTACTATGGTGGTCCTGGAAGAAACATCAAGTGTCCCTAa
- the LOC112791760 gene encoding uncharacterized protein codes for MEKKIIMCLLHCLSIVMCCLCGNLVTVHAIETPKYTVIRSESDFQIRLYSESTWMSALVLPPTSFDNSTKTGFHRLYEYIHGGNLNSSKLAFTAPVLTSMPSSGDDYVVRMYVSARFQGKPPLPNQELKLQVEKWKAQCIAVRTFSGFAADDNIYKEIEALINSVNRRREDGRSSGTIQDKGSYTIAQYNGPSHNTGRLNEVWINVSGLISEGCPPSQ; via the exons atggaaaagaaaataatcatGTGCTTGCTTCATTGCTTGTCCATAGTAATGTGTTGCTTGTGTGGCAACTTAGTAACAGTGCATGCAATTGAAACACCAAAATACACAGTGATAAGGTCTGAATCAGATTTCCAAATCAGACTCTATTCTGAATCCACATGGATGTCAGCTCTTGTTCTTCCACCAACTTCCTTCGACAACTCCACCAAAACTGGATTCCACAG GTTGTATGAATACATTCACGGTGGCAATTTGAATTCATCGAAACTTGCATTCACTGCACCGGTCTTAACCAGCATGCCCTCATCAGGGGATGACTATGTTGTGAGGATGTATGTATCTGCTAGATTTCAGGGGAAACCGCCACTGCCAAATCAAGAGCTGAAGTTGCAGGTAGAGAAGTGGAAGGCTCAATGCATTGCAGTGAGGACCTTTAGTGGTTTTGCCGCAGATGATAACATTtacaaagagatcgaagctcttaTAAACAGTGTAAATAGACGGCGCGAAGATGGAAGAAGTTCAGGGACAATACAAGATAAGGGGTCATACACCATTGCTCAGTACAATGGTCCGTCTCATAACACAGGCCGCCTGAATGAAGTGTGGATCAATGTGTCTGGACTTATTTCAGAAGGCTGTCCACCTTCTCAGTGA
- the LOC112791755 gene encoding AP-1 complex subunit mu-2, whose amino-acid sequence MAGAASALFLLDIKGRVLIWRDYRGDVSAVEAERFFTKLIEKEGDPQSQDPVVYDNGVTYMFVQHSNVYVMTATRQNCNAASLLFFLHRVVDVFKHYFEELEEESLRDNFVVVYELLDEIMDFGYPQYTEAKILSEFIKTDAYRMEVTQRPPMAVTNAVSWRSEGINYKKNEVFLDVVESVNILVNSNGQIIRSDVVGALKMRTYLSGMPECKLGLNDRVLLEAQGRATKGKAIDLEDIKFHQCVRLARFENDRTISFIPPDGSFDLMTYRLSTQVKPLIWVEAQVERHSKSRIEIMVKARSQFKERSTATNVEIELPVPADATNPNVRTSMGSASYAPEKDALIWKIRSFPGGKEYMLRAEFRLPSITDEEATPERKAPIRVKFEIPYFTVSGIQVRYLKIIEKSGYQALPWVRYITMAGEYELRLI is encoded by the exons ATGGCAGGGGCAGCCTCTGCTCTCTTCCTGCTCGACATCAAAGGCCGCGTCCTCATTTGGCGCGACTACCGCGGTGACGTCTCTGCCGTCGAGGCCGAACGCTTCTTCACCAAGCTCATCGAGAAAGAG GGGGATCCGCAGTCTCAAGATCCAGTTGTGTATGATAATGGTGTGACCTACATGTTCGTACAACATAGCAATGTTTACGTCATGACAGCAACAAGGCAAAATTGCAATGCCGCTAGCCTTCTTTTCTTCCTGCATCGTGTAGTTGAT GTGTTTAAACATTATTTTGAAGAACTGGAAGAGGAGTCTCTTAGGGATAACTTTGTTGTTGTG TACGAATTACTTGATGAAATTATGGACTTTGGTTACCCACAATATACCGAGGCAAAGATTCTTAGCGAATTTATCAAAACGGATGCTTATAGAATGGAAGTTACGCAGAGACCCCCCATGGCTGTAACAAATGCTGTGTCTTGGCGCAGTGAAGGAATAAACTACAAGAAGAATGAG GTTTTCTTGGATGTTGTGGAGAGTGTTAACATACTTGTCAATAGCAATGGACAAATAATTAGATCTGACGTTGTTGGGGCTCTGAAGATGAGAACATATTTGAG TGGTATGCCGGAGTGCAAACTTGGTTTAAATGATAGAGTATTATTAGAGGCACAAGGTAGAGCAACCAAGGGAAAAGCGATTGACTTGGAAGATATCAAATTTCATCA GTGTGTTCGTTTGGCTCGATTTGAAAATGATCGAACAATATCCTTTATACCACCTGATGGATCATTTGATTTGATGACATATAGACTCAGTACACAG GTTAAACCCTTAATTTGGGTGGAAGCACAAGTTGAAAGGCATTCAAAAAGCCGGATTGAGATTATGGTAAAAGCTAGGAGTCAATTTAAGGAACGTAG CACTGCCACAAATGTAGAGATTGAGCTGCCTGTACCTGCCGATGCAACCAATCCAAATGTTCGAACCTCAATGGGATCTGCATCCTATGCACCCGAAAAAGATGCATTAATTTGGAAAATAAGATCGTTTCCTGGGGGCAAG GAGTACATGTTAAGAGCAGAGTTCcgtcttcccagtataacagacgAGGAAGCAACTCCTGAGCGAAAAGCTCCTATACGTGTAAAATTTGAGATACCATACTTTACTGTTTCAGGGATACAG GTAAGATATTTGAAGATAATTGAGAAAAGCGGGTACCAGGCTCTTCCATGGGTGAGATACATAACAATGGCGGGCGAGTATGAATTGAGGCTTATATGA